TCACTGAGGCTTGCGTTGCCTCCCTTAATTTGGATACATCCGCTGCGCTGATCATAATATATAAGCTTTTATTTATTTGACTTTACCGCTTTCACCCCCGTAAGCCCTTTCTCTAACTCTTTGAAAATATACTCAATAGAACTTCTAGCGCTATCATTAGCTACTATAGGATACTCAACTAGCTCGGGATTATCATCGTTATCTAGGATAGAAATGACTGGTATCTTCATAATCCTAGCCTCACACAAGGCTGTCATATGAATCTTGGGGTCCACAATAAGAATAGCTGCTGGTAATTTGGTTAGATTTTTTAAACCAAAAAACTTGCTCTTTAATGATTGTAATTTCTTTTCTAGCTTTAATTGTTCCTTCTTGGTATATTTGGCCACTTCCCCGCTCTTGAATTTCTCTTCCAGGTCAAGATAATAATTAATTCTATCTTTGATAGTTTTAAAATTAGTCAGTGTACCACCTAGCCAACGCTCAGTAACATAGGGCATGTCATATTTAGTAGCGAACTGTTCCACGGCCCCTTTAGAACTGGCCAAAGTGCCAACTACTAAAATTTGTTCTCCTTGGGCATAAAGGCTCTTAATGAAATCGCTAGCTTTGGCTAAAGATTCTATAACTTTGTTAAGATCCAAAATAGCGAAACTGTGCTTGGAAACTAAAACATATGGCAAAGCCTTGGGGTGATTGGTCGTTTTATTGTGACCATAAAACAAACCAGCTTCCATCATATCTTTGATGGCAGTTTTATTTTCTATACTAGGCTTAAAAATTTCTATCGGTAAATCCTGAATCATAATTGATACAAAAAAACTTTAAATGCGCTTTAAAACAGCGTTTTATAACTCTTATAAAATAACATAAAAGACTGGTTAAAGCAAGAATTATGGCTTAGAGACAGCTAGTGAGCTTAATTTTTTTGGCAATCACTGGATTGAGGCTTTTGTCCATTAGCGTCTAGAGCGTAATCATTACATTCATTGACGCCACAAGTGTTAAAACTATAACAACCATAAGTGGGCTTGGATTGTCCACAGCCATAAAAAGCCTTACATTCTGCATGAGGATTTGTCTCTCCGCTCTTGTCGCAACCGGTACTAAATCTATTAGCCAAAGTATTGTCGCCACTATTACAGCTTAAACATTCAATACGAGTGCCATCGCTCAATTGCAATTCATTGGCTACACTTGTATTTAAATGAATGGTTTTGGGCTTACCAGCCGCTAGCTCTATATGTCCATTGGTAGCCATTAGACTAGTCACGAGTGATGCATCCTGGGCCCCGGTCCCCCAGTATAAATAGCTAGCCTGCAATTGATTATCAGTATTGCTAGTCAAAGTGATATCACAACCACCACTTACACACTTCTTTTCATTGCTAACCTGAGCCACTTTAATGCCAGAGCCAGTATTAGTATTGACAGGCATTACTCCCAAATTAGGAGTTGGGTAATATTTTGAGACTAAAGCGCTCAAAGCTGTACTACTTCCCAAATTATTAAAAAGCTGTGGGTCATCGCACAATCTTACGTTACAACTCAGCACCCCCAAACATTCTGGACCAAATTGAGCTGGTTCGCAAACCGTTTCTAAAACTCCATTATTATCAGTATCACGACATCCGCAATGGGGCACATTACAAATCTTGGCGCAATCGCTAGCGGTGCCCCCTTTTGTACTACAAGCTGCCAAACATTTCTTGAGTAAAACAGCTGTAGAGTCAGAAAAACTCTGGCTGTCAGTGACAAAAACATCTATAGGAGTAATAAATGTTTGATTACCTTGGCTATCGGTTACGTTGAAACCGTCTTGAGATTGATTAGTCTGGATAGAGTTGTAGTCAGAAACAAAAATACCGTCATCTTGGACAAGAGAATTTTTTAATGCCGCGCAATCAATGTTGCTAGAGCGACTAACCAAATTACCATGACTATACCAAGATTGCACCCCTGCTCTTAAGGCATCTCTTTTAGCTTTTAAAGCAGCAAATTTATTTCCAGCTGCAGTTCCCACCGTAGCCCCATTTAGCTGTTCCAATTCTTTATTCAATTCAGCAACCTGATCTTCTAGGGCATCTTTCGTATATAATTCTGCTCGTCCTTCAACTGTAGAAGCCTGATTACTTCCAGTATTTGCCATAACAATATCTATCATTTGTTCTCCCGTTTTGTCTGGTCCACCGCACTGACAATACGCGCTGCTTAAAGCCTTATCTACAGCTGCGGTAATAGCCGTTGCGTAAGCTTTTTGATCTTCGGTTGAAAGACATTTTAAATATTGAGTTGTTAAGGCTTGCTTAGTGCCCTCTTGAAAACTATTAATGTTACTGGCAGCCCAGACAACTTTAACGCTTAAAAAACATATGCCAAAAACCAAAAAATATTTAATCAATTTTTTCATTTTAAGTATTAATGGTTAATAGTTAAAAAAGCTTTGTCAAAAGGCAAAAAGGCATCATGATAGTTAAGGAAATCTGCCACCGGCACATTTACCCCCTGGCTAGCCTCGGGAGGAATATATAATTTCATACTCATACCGCCCTCGAAAGGTTCTTTAAAGGCGATGGCAAAAAAGGGCATATGCTCAGTATCAAGAACCTTGGAACAAAAGGATGCTTGATTAGTAGAAAAAGCTCGTTCTATATTTCCCTCGGGAGCTACTAAAAAATTAGCTTCGCTTAAACCGGGAAAGGTTGCCTCACCGCATATGGATACGTAACCGGTCGGTTTCTTTAATTTAAAAATTTTTCCGTTTCCTCCAACACTGCCAGAGTTCATAATCGCATTCATAATCTTGGGATTATTAGCTACCTCTGCGTCCATTTCCATGGTCAAAGGCTTTCCCGTATTAAAATAATCAGCCAAATTAATCACTCTTACAATTAAATCGCCAGCTTTTATAGTTTTTAAGTCATCAGAATCAAAGGTATTAATTAAAGTAGCCTGCCCCCAAAGATTGATTTTACAATAAGGATGATCAATCACAATCGGCGTTAATTGCTTGCCCGAGGAAATATTTAAAGTTGCGCCTGAAAATTTTTGGCAGGAAGCTATCCCTCTTAAAGCCCTGACTTTAAAAGAAAAAAACAAATTATTTAGCCCAACTACCACAGCAACTAGTAATAAGACTCCTCCCAAAATAATACTAGTTTTTCTTATTATGTTTTTGGAAAAAATTTTCATACTAGTAACATTTATTAAATAATATGACCTCTTCTAATTATATATAAAAAGAGTCTTTCTCACAAGCATAACCTGGAATATCCTTGCCCTAAATCACAAAATAGTGTATAATAGGCGAGTTAATTAAAGTAATCTCATGCAAAAAGATATCCATCCCAAATACTACCCTAAAGCCGAAGTTACCTGCTCCTGCGGTAATAAGTTTACAGTCGGATCAACGCTTCCCAAACTTAATGTGGAAATTTGTTCCCAGTGCCACCCCTTTTACACTGGCGAAGAAAGATTGGTAGATACCGCCGGTCGAGTTAAGAAATTCCAAAGGAGGGCAGCCGCAAGCGCAGAGCTAAAAGCCAAAAAAGTGGTCAAAAAAACCAGAGTAAAAAAACAAACTGCTAGCAAAAGAATTTAATTTATGGATTTTAGCGAGCTCAAAAAAGAAAAAGAAGAGCTTCTTAGAAAACTCAGCGACCCTGAGTTTTTTAAAAATGCTCCCGAAATGAAAGCTTCTGCTAAACGCCTAGCGGCTATAGACACATATTTACCGATATTGGAGAAAAGCGAACAACTTCGTTCTGCTATTGACCAAGATGAAGCCTTAATAGCCAAAAATGAAGACGAGGAATTAACCCAAATAGCTAAAGAAGAAATTGCTACCTACCAAGCAGAACTAACCTCATTGCAACAAAAGATAGATGATTGGGAAAACCAGAAGGAAGGCGAATTGGAAACCAAAGGTGTTATTTTGGAAATTAGGGCCGGTGTCGGCGGTGACGAAGCGGCTATTTTTGCTTCCGACCTTTTAAAAATGTACAATCATTATGCTGAACGCCAGAACTGGCCGACTTCACTCCTAGATTCCAGTACCAATGAAATTGGCGGTATTAAAGAAGCTATTTTTGAAATTAAAGATAGTGAGGCTTATTCTCTTTTAAAATATGAGGGTGGTGTGCATAGGGTTCAACGCGTCCCTGAGACAGAAAAGAATGGACGCATACACACTTCAACGGCTTCCGTGGCTATCCTGCCAAAAATAGCCATAATTCCCATTGAAGTTAGACCAGAAGATATTGAAGAAACTTTTTACAGGTCATCGGGCGCTGGTGGTCAAAACGTTCAAAAAGTGGAAAGCGCGGTAAGGATTACTCATAAACCTACAGGGCTAGTGGTAAGTTGCCAAAGCGAGCGTTTTCAAAGACAAAACAGAGACAAAGCCATGGAAATGCTCAAAATTAAGCTTTGGCAAGACCAACAAGAGAAAATGACCGCTAATCTAACTGCCGAAAGAAAAGCGCAGATAGGCACAGCCGACCGCAGCGAAAAAATAAGAACTTATAACATTCCTCAGGATCGTATTACCGATCACCGCATTAAACAGTCTTGGCATAACGTTAATAGAATTTTGAGTGGCGAATTAGATGAAATTATTCTAGCTCTAAAAGAAAATATGCCTAAATATTTCAAAGGCGAAATTACTGGCGAAGACGAAGAATAAAAAACGACCCATTTAGGTCGTTTTTATGTTTATCCAATAACTTATAGACAGAGCTTTTAGAAAGGAATATTCTCCAA
Above is a window of Candidatus Paceibacterota bacterium DNA encoding:
- the rpsB gene encoding 30S ribosomal protein S2, giving the protein MIQDLPIEIFKPSIENKTAIKDMMEAGLFYGHNKTTNHPKALPYVLVSKHSFAILDLNKVIESLAKASDFIKSLYAQGEQILVVGTLASSKGAVEQFATKYDMPYVTERWLGGTLTNFKTIKDRINYYLDLEEKFKSGEVAKYTKKEQLKLEKKLQSLKSKFFGLKNLTKLPAAILIVDPKIHMTALCEARIMKIPVISILDNDDNPELVEYPIVANDSARSSIEYIFKELEKGLTGVKAVKSNK
- the rpmE gene encoding 50S ribosomal protein L31; translated protein: MQKDIHPKYYPKAEVTCSCGNKFTVGSTLPKLNVEICSQCHPFYTGEERLVDTAGRVKKFQRRAAASAELKAKKVVKKTRVKKQTASKRI
- the prfA gene encoding peptide chain release factor 1 — translated: MDFSELKKEKEELLRKLSDPEFFKNAPEMKASAKRLAAIDTYLPILEKSEQLRSAIDQDEALIAKNEDEELTQIAKEEIATYQAELTSLQQKIDDWENQKEGELETKGVILEIRAGVGGDEAAIFASDLLKMYNHYAERQNWPTSLLDSSTNEIGGIKEAIFEIKDSEAYSLLKYEGGVHRVQRVPETEKNGRIHTSTASVAILPKIAIIPIEVRPEDIEETFYRSSGAGGQNVQKVESAVRITHKPTGLVVSCQSERFQRQNRDKAMEMLKIKLWQDQQEKMTANLTAERKAQIGTADRSEKIRTYNIPQDRITDHRIKQSWHNVNRILSGELDEIILALKENMPKYFKGEITGEDEE